AGTATTGAGTCGACGGCGACGTCGTACGGGACGGTCGAGGAGGACCTGCGGTGAGCGAGAACAGCCCGAAGCTGCGCGCCGAGCTGGACGGCATTCCGACATACAAGCCCGGCAAGCCGGCTGCCGCGGGCGGGCCCGTCGCGTACAAGCTGTCCTCGAACGAGAACCCGTACCCGCCCCTGCCGGGGGTGCTGGAGAGCGCGGTCACGGCGGCGGGGAGCTTCAACCGGTACCCCGACATGGCCTGCACCGGCCTGGTGAACGAGATCGCCGAGCGGTTCGGCGTGCCGGTCGAGCACGTGGCCACGGGCACCGGTTCGGTGGGCGTGGCCCAGTCGCTGATCCAGTCCACGGCCGGCCCGGGCGACGAGGTCATGTACGCCTGGCGCTCCTTCGAGGCGTACCCGATCATCACGCAGATCTCGGGCGCGACCTCGGTGCAGGTCCCGTTGACCGACGGGGACGTGCACGACCTGGACGCCATGGCCGCGGCGATCACCGAGCGGACCCGGCTGATCTTCGTCTGCAATCCGAACAACCCCACCGGCACCGCCGTGCGCCGGGAGGAGCTGGAGCGCTTTCTGGACCGGGTGCCCTCGGACGTCCTGGTGGTCCTGGACGAGGCGTACCGCGAGTTCGTGCGCGACACGGACGTCCCGGACGGCATCGAGCTGTACCGCGACCGCCCCAACGTCGCCGTGCTGCGTACGTTCTCCAAGGCGTACGGGCTGGCCGGTCTGCGGGTCGGCTTCGCGGTGGCGCACGAGCGGGTGGCGGCGGCGCTGCGCAAGACGGCGGTGCCCTTCGGCGTCAGCCAGCTCGCGCAGGACGCGGCGGTCGCCTCGCTGCGGGCCGAGGACGAGCTGATGGGCCGCGTCGGAGCCCTGGTGGGCGAGCGTGCGAGGGTCCACGGGGCGCTGCTGGCGCAGGGCTGGACGGTGCCGGACACGCAGGCGAACTTCGTGTGGATGCGGCTGGGCGAGCGGACCGCGGAGTTCGCGGCCGCCTGCGAGAAGGCCGGTGTGGTGGTCCGGCCCTTCGCGGGCGAGGGCCTTCGGGTCACGATCGGCGAGCCCGAGGCGAACGACCTCTTCCTGCACACGGCGGAGGCGTTCTTCAAGGAGCTCTAGGCTCCGGACTCCGTGGGGCGGAGGAGCCGGCCGGGAGGGTTCAGGCCAGTTCCACGCGCACGGGGTCGCCGTCGCGGACGGTGGACAGCAGGCGGGGGTCGCCGTCGAACGAGCCGAGCACGTTGCACGGGCTCGCCAGGCGGCTCTCGCCGGTGCGCGAGATGGGCGTCGGGCCGTAGGGCAGCGCGAGGGCGTCGCCCTCGGTCCAGAACGCGACGGTGCCGGGCTCGACGACCTGACGGGCGTCGGCCTCCAGCGCCGCGGAGACGCCGGTGTCGAAGTAGACCTCCTCACCCCAGGTGTTCGCGGAAGCGGAGATCGGAAGGGCCTCGATCAGCGCCTTGCTGGTCGGGGTCTCGTGCAGGGTTGCCGTGAGCTGGCCCGCAGGCCAGGAGATTCGAATCTGCATGAGCCAAATTCAACAATCTGTTGAATGGATTGGCTAGGGGTACCCCGGGTGAAGGTCGCCGAAAGCGGTGCGCCATAATGCTTGTGAATGTGAACGCGTTCACAAGCGCGCCTGCTTCCTCCCGCTTTGGGTGGGCTCTGGAGGCGGATCTCCCTTGTGATCGCGGCGACACGAAGGAGACGAGGACGTGGACCTGGCTCTGGCGCCAGAAACCCTGGCTCGATGGCAGTTCGGCATCACCACCGTCTATCACTTCCTCTTCGTGCCCCTCACGATCTCGCTCGCCGCGCTCACCGCCGGCCTGCAGACCGCCTGGGTGCGCACCGGGAAGGAGAAGTACCTCAGGGCCACCAAGTTCTGGGGCAAGCTTTTCTTGATCAATATCGCGATGGGTGTCGTCACCGGCATCGTCCAGGAGTTCCAGTTCGGAATGAACTGGTCCGACTACTCGCGGTTCGTCGGCGACATCTTCGGTGCCCCGCTCGCCTTCGAAGCGCTGATCGCCTTCTTCTTCGAGTCCACCTTCATCGGACTGTGGATCTTCGGCTGGGACAAGCTGCCCAAGAGGATCCACCTGGCCTGCATCTGGATGGTGTCCATCGGCACCATCCTGTCCGCCTACTTCATCCTGGCGGCCAACTCCTGGATGCAGCACCCCGTCGGGTACCGGATCAACGAGGAGCGCGGTCGAGCCGAGCTCACCGACTTCTGGCTGGTACTCACCCAGAACACCGCCCTCACCCAGTTCTTCCACACCATGACGGCCGCCTTCCTCGTCGGCGGCGCGTTCATGGCCGGCATATCCGCCTACCACCTGGCGCGCAGGAAGCACGTCCCGGTGATGCGCAGCTCGCTGCGCCTGGGCCTGGTCGTCCTGATCATCGCCGGCATGGGCACGGCGATCAGCGGTGACCTCCTGGGCAAGGTCATGTTCAAGCAGCAGCCCATGAAGATGGCCGCCGCCGAGGCCCTCTGGGACGGCGAAGCGCCCGCGCCCTTCTCCGTCTTCGCCTACGGAGACGTCGAGAAGGGCCACAACAAGGTGGCCGTCGAGATCCCCGGTCTGCTGTCGTTCCTCGCCAACGACGACTTCACCTCCTTCGTTCCGGGCATCAACGACGTCAACAAGACCGAGCAGGAGAAGTTCGGGCCGGGCGACTACCGGCCCAACATCCCGGTCGCGTACTGGGGCTTCCGCTGGATGATCGGCTTCGGCATGGCCTCGCTCGGCGTGGGCGTGCTGGGGCTCTGGCTGACCCGCAGGAAGTTCCTGCTGCCGCCGGGGCTGCGCACCGGGGAGGACGAGGTCCCGAACCTGGTGCTCTTCAGGAAGGCGCTGAGCCCCAGGATCGGCAACCTCTACTGGATCGTCGCCCTCTGGACCATGGGCTTCCCGCTCATCGCCAACTCCTGGGGCTGGATCTTCACCGAGATGGGCCGCCAGCCGTGGGTGGTCTACGGAGTGCTGCGCACCCGCGACGCGGTCTCGCCGCACGTCTCACAGGGCGAGGTGCTCACCTCGATGATCGGCTTCACCCTGCTCTACGCGGTGCTGGCCGTGATCGAGGTCAGGCTCCTGGTCAAGTACGTCAAGATCGGCCCGCCGGAGCTCACCGAGGCCGACCTCAACCCGCCCACCAAGATCGGCGGGGACGACAAGAACCCCGACCGGCCGATGGCCTTCTCGTACTGAGGCTGAGGAGAACGCACCATGGAGCTCCACGACGTCTGGTTCGTGCTGATCGCCGTCCTGTGGATCGGCTACTTCTTCCTGGAGGGCTTCGACTTCGGCATCGGGGTACTGACCAAGCTGCTCGCCCGAGACCGTACGGAGAAGCGGGTACTGATCAACACGATCGGGCCCGTGTGGGACGGCAACGAGGTCTGGCTGCTCACGGCCGGCGGTGCGACCTTCGCCGCCTTCCCCGACTGGTACGCCACCCTCTTCTCCGGCTTCTACCTGCCGCTGCTGGTCATCCTGGTCTGCCTGATCATCCGCGGGGTGGCCTTCGAGTACCGGCACAAGCGCCCCGAGGACAGGTGGCAGACCAACTGGGAACACGCGATCTTCTGGACCTCCCTGATCCCCGCCTTCCTGTGGGGCGTGGCCTTCGCCAACATCGTGCGCGGGGTGAAGATCGACCAGGACAAGGAGTACGTCGGGAGCCTCCTCGACCTGCTCAACGTCTACTCGCTCCTCGGCGGCCTGGTCACCCTCACGCTGTTCACCTTCCACGGTGCGGTGTTCGCCTCGCTCAAGACCGTCGGTGACATCCGGGACCGTGCGCGCGGGACGGCGACCGTGCTGGGTCTCGTCGCCGCCGTGCTGGCTCTGGTCTTCCTGATCTGGACCCAGGTCTCGCGCGGCGACGGCAAGAGCCTGGCCGCCATGGCGGTGGCGGTGCTGGCCCTGCTCGGCGCGCTCGGCTTCAACCTGGCGGGACGCGAGGGCTGGTCGTTCGCCCTGTCCGGGATCACCATCGCGGCGGCCGTGGCGATGCTCTTCCTGACGCTCTTCCCGAACGTGATGCCCTCCTCGCTCGACGCAGCCTGGAACCTCACGGTCACCAACGCCTCGTCCAGCCCCTACACGCTGAAGATCATGACCTGGCTGGCCGCCGTGGCCACCCCGCTCGTGCTGCTCTACCAGGGCTGGACGTACTGGGTGTTCCGCAAGCGGATCGGTACGCAGCACATCGTCGACGCGCACTGAGCCTGGAGGGATGTTTCACGTGAAACCGATCGACTCGCGCCTGCTCCGGTACGCCCGTTCCACCCGTCTCTTCCTGGGGGCGGTGGTGGCTCTGGGACTGGCCGGGGCGGGTCTGGTCGTCGGTCAGGCGATGCTCATCGCCGAGATCGTGGTCGGTGCCTTCGAGGAGGGCCTCGACAGCGCCGCACTGCGTACACCGCTGCTCCTGCTCGCCGCGGTGGCGCTCGGCAGGGCGCTGATCGCATGGCTGACGGAGCTGGCCGCACACCGCGCGAGCGCGGCGGTCAAGTCGGAGCTGCGCCGGCGGCTGCTGGACCGGGCGGCGGAGATCGGGCCCGGGCGCCGCAGTGGTAGGCGGACCGGGTCGCTAATCTCCCTGGCCACCCGGGGCGTGGACGCGCTCGACGACTACTTCTCCCGCTACCTGCCCCAGTTGGGGCTCGCGGTCGTGGTGCCGGTGGCGGTGCTCGCCCGTATCGTCACCGAGGACTGGGTGTCGGCGGCCATCATCGTGGTCACCCTCCCCCTGATCCCGGTGTTCATGGTCCTCATCGGCATGGCCACCCAGTCCCGGATGGACCGCCAGTGGCGGCTCCTCTCGCGGCTGTCGGGACATTTCCTGGACGTGGTGGCCGGCCTCCCCACGCTGAAGGTGTTCGGCCGGGCGAAGGCGCAGGCCGAATCGATCCGCAAGATCACCGATGACTACCGGCGGGCGACGATGCGGACGCTGCGCATCGCGTTCCTGTCGTCCTTCGCCCTGGAACTGCTGGCGACCCTGTCGGTCGCGCTGGTGGCGGTGACCATCGGCATGCGGTTGGTCCACGGCGAACTGGACCTCTACACCGGTCTGGTCATCCTCATCCTGGCGCCCGAGGCCTACCTGCCGTTGCGGCAGGTGGGAGCGCAGTACCACGCGGCCGCGGAAGGGCTGGCGGCCGCCGAGGAGATCTTCGAGGTCCTGGAGACCCCCACCGACGGCCCGGCGGGTACGGCGTCCCTGCCGGGCGGCGTCCCCCTGCGCATCGAGATCGACGGGGTCGCCGTCCGCTACGAGGGGCGCGACGAGGACTCGCCCCGTTGCGTCTCGCTGACCGTCGGACCGGGGGAGTGCGTGGCCCTCACCGGTCCCAGCGGGGCCGGCAAGTCCACCCTGCTCCAGGTGCTGCTGGGATTCGTGCGGCCGACCGCCGGGCGGGTACGCATCGCGGGCACGGACCTGGCCGAACTGTCCCCCGAGCACTGGCGGCAGCAGATCGCCTGGGTGCCGCAGCGGCCGCACCTCTTCGCCGGGACGGTCGCCGCGAACGTACGGCTGGCCCGCCCGGACGCCGGTGACAGCGAGGTGGCCGCCGCCCTGGAGGACGCCGGCGCCTGGGAGTTCGTGTCCGCGCTGCCGCACGGGGCCGAGACCCTGCTGGGCGAAGGCGGTGCGGGCCTGTCCGCCGGGCAGCGGCAGCGCCTCGCGCTGGCCCGGGCCTTCCTGGCGGACCGGCCTGTGCTGCTGCTGGACGAGCCGACGGCGGCGCTGGACGGCGAGACGGAGGCGGGCATCGTGGACGCCGTCCGGCGGCTCTCCGCCGGGCGGACGGTGCTCCTGGTCGTACACCGGCCGGCCCTGCTCGCCGTCGCGGACCGGGTGGTCCACATGACCGCCGGTCCCGGTGCCGGTGGTCCCGGGACCGGCGGTACCCGCCCCGGTTCGGCCCCGCTCACCGGACCGCTCCCCCACAGCACGGTGTCCGGGACGGGTGCGGGGGACCCTTCTCCCGGAGGTGTCGACCCGGACGCCGGCGAGTGGATCCTCGGTGCCGTCCCGGAGCGGGTGAGGCCCGGCGGAACGTCCGGCCCGGACACCGCCGACCCGCTGCGCAGGGTGCGGGCGGTCGCCAGGGCATGGCAGGGACGGTTCAGACTGGGGCTGTTGCTCGGGTCGCTGGCCGTCGGCTGCAGTGTCGGCCTGATGGCCGTGTCGGGCTGGCTGATCTCCAGGGCCTCCGAACAGCCCCCCGTCCTCTATCTGATGGTGGCCGTCACCGCGACCCGGGCCTTCGGGCTGGGCCGCGCCGTCCTCCGATACGCGGAGCGGCTCGTCTCACACGACGCCGTCCTGCGGATGCTCGCCGACCTGCGGGTGTCGGTGTACCGCCGGCTGGAGCGCATCGCCCCCGCCGGGCTGCGCGAGCACCGCCGCGGGGACCTGCTGGCCCGGCTGGTCGCCGACGCCGACGCCCTGCAGGACTACTGGCTGCGCTGGCTGCTGCCCGTCGGTACCGCGGTGCTCGTCGGAACGGGTTCCGTGGCCTTCACCGCCTGGCTGCTGCCCGAGGCAGGAGCGGTGCTCGCCGTCGGGCTCCTCGCCGCGGGGGCCGGAGTGCCGCTGGTCAGCGGTGCCTGCGCGCGTCGTGCCGAGCGCCGGCTGGCGCCCGCCCGGGGCGAGCTCGCCACCCGGGTGGCCGACCTGCTCACCGGCACCGCGGAGCTGACCGTCGCCGGGGCGCTGGGGGACCGCAAGGGACTGGCCCGGGAGAGCGACGGAGCCCTGACGCGCATCGCCGCCCGCGGCGCCGCCGCGGGCGGGCTGGGTGGCGGGCTGTCCGCCCTCGTCTGCGGACTGACGGTCGTGGCCGCGGCTGCCGCCGCCGCGAACGCGGTCCAGGACGGGCGGCTGTCCGGGGTCGCCATGGCCGTCGCGGTCCTGACGCCCCTCGCCGCCTTCGAAGCGGTCAGCGGACTCCCCCTCGCCGTGCAGTACCGCCAGCGGGTGCGCCGTAGCGCCGAACGGGTCTACGAGGTCATCGACGCCCCCGTCCCCGTCGCCGAGCCGGAGCAGCCCGCGCCGGCCCCCGCCTCCCCCTTCCCGCTCACGCTGGCCGGGCTGACCGCCCGCCACCCGGGGCAGGAACGGGACGCGCTGCGCGGGCTGGACCTCGTCCTGGAGTCCGGCCGGCGCATTGCCGTCGTCGGCCCCTCCGGCTCGGGCAAGACCACGCTGGCCCAGGTCATGCTCCGGTTCCTGGATCCCGCCGAGGGCTCCTACGCTCTCGGCGGCGCCGACGCGCGCACCCTCGACGGCGACGACGTACGGGCACTCGTGGGCCTGTGCGCCCAGGACGCGCACCTCTTCGACAGCTCGGTCCGGGAGAACCTGCGGCTGGCCCGCACCGGGGCGAGCGAGGAACAGCTGCGGGACGCCCTGGCCGCGGCCAGACTGCTGGAGTGGGCGGACAGCCTGCCGGACGGGCTGGACACGCTGGTCGGAGAGCACGGCGAGCGGATCTCGGGCGGCCAGCGCCAGCGCCTGGCCCTGGCCCGGGCGCTGCTGGCGGACTTCCCCGTACTGGTCCTGGACGAGCCGGCCGAGCACCTGGACCTCGCCACGGCCGACGCCCTGACCGCGGACCTGCTGGCCGCGACGGAGGGCCGGACCACCGTACTGATCACGCACCGGCTGGCCGGCCTGGAGGCGGTGGACGAAGTGCTGGTGCTGGACCGTGGGCAGGTCGTGCAGCGCGGCGGGTACGCCGAGCTGGCCGCCGTCGAGGGGCCGCTGCGCCGGATGCTGGACCGCGAGCGGGAAACGGAAGGGAGTTTGGCCAAGTTTCCCCACTGATGGGAGGCTCAAGGACATGTCAGCGCAGCCGTCGCAGGAACCACCGGATCCCCTGCCGGATCCGTCGCAGGCGCCACCGGGCCCGTCGGCGGCGGCCACCGAGGCCACGAGGAGCCTGCACGGCCTGTCCACCGAGCTCACGGCCCGGGTGCCACAGCTGCTGGAGGCCATGCGGTCGGTCGGTACCGGCCTGGAGCTCCATTCCACGCTCGACCGCATCTGCGAGACCGCGGCCGAGCTGGCGGACGCCCGCTACGCGGCGATCGGAGTCGTCGACACGGAGGGCCGGGGGCTTTCGGACTTCGTCACCCACGGGATCAGTCCCGAGCTGGCCCGGCAGATCGGTCACCGCCCGGACGGAAAGCGGGGCCTGCTCGGCGCGTTGATCTCGCACTCCGACACCGTGCGGCTCGCCGATCTGACGAAGGACCCGCGCTCGGCGGGCTTCCCGGCGCACCACCCGCCCATGAAGACCTTCCTCGGTGTCCCGATCCGGGTGCAGGGGGAGATCTTCGGCAATCTGTACCTGGCCGAGAAGAACGGCGGCGTCGAGTTCAACGACTACGACCTCCACATGGTCCGGGTGCTGGCCACCGAGGCCGGCATCGCCATCGGCAACGCCCGCCTGTACGAGGCCGCCACCCAGCGCGAGCGCTGGATCGACGGCTCGGTCGCGGTCACCACCGCTCTGCTCTCCGGCGGCGACGCCGACGACGCTCTCGCGGTGGTGGCCGAGCAGGCCCGCCGACTGGCCGACTCGGCTGCCGGGATCGTCCTGCTGCCGGCGGAGGAAGGCGGGATGGAGATCGTCGCGGTGTCGGCGGACAACCCCGCCACATCGCTCGGTGTGGTGATCCCCGCCGAGAGCCCGGTGGTGGACCACCTGCTGCGGGGGAATCCGGTGTTCACCGACAACGCCTCGTCGGACCCCCGCATGATCAGCCGGCTCACCAGCCAGTACGGCCCCTGCATGATGCTTCCCCTGCACAGCGGAGGGCGGGTGCTGGGTGCATTGGTCACTCCCCGCGCCCGCGGCCAGCGGCCTTTCACCGAGGCGGAGCGGACCCTGGCCACTCAGTTCGCCTCACAGGCCGCTCTCGCGCTGATGATGGCCGAGGCACAGCGCGACCGAGAGCGGCTGGCGGTCTTCGAGGACCGTGACCGGATCGCCCGTGACCTGCACGACCTCGTCATCCAGCGGCTGTTCGCCACCGGATTGATGCTGGAGGGTGCGCAGCGCCGGTCGATCGTCCCCGAGGTGCGCGACGGTGTGGGCAAGGCCGTGGACGAACTGGACGTGACGATCCAGGAGATCCGCACGGCGATCTACGCCCTTCAGCAGGGGCCCGCGGAAGCCCCGTCCGGGCTGCGCACCCGCCTCCTGCGGGAGATCAACATGGCGGCCGTCCCGCTGGGCTTCAAGCCCTCCCACCGATTCCTCGGAGCGATCGACACGCTCGTCGGCGAGCTGGTGGGCAAGAACCTGATCGCCGCGCTGCGCGAGGCGCTGTCCAACGCCTTCCGGCACGCCGAGGCGTCCCGGATCGAGGTGGTCCTGGACTGCACCGTCACCCTGCCGGACGGCAGGGCCGGAGTCCGGCTTGAGGTGGCCGACGACGGGGTGGGCATTCCCGAGCACGGTCGGCGCAGCGGCCTGCGCAACCTGCGGCGGCGGGCGGAGTCGCTGGGCGGCACGAGCTCCTACGGTCCCGGCATCGGAGACGGCGGCCGCGGGACCACCCTGGTGTGGGAGGCCCCTCTCCAGTAGGGCACCGCTGCCTACGCCTGGTGCCGCGTGAGGCGTTCGGCCAGAATGCGCTCGATCACGACGGCGACCCCGTCCTCGTTGTTGGCGACCGTGCGGCCGGACGCGGCCGTGATCACGTCGGGGTGGGCGTTGCCCATCGCGTAGGAGGTGCCGGCCCAGCTGAGCATCTCCACGTCGTTCGGCATGTCCCCGAACGCGACGACCTCCTCGGGGGAGATGCCCCGTTCGGCACAGCACAGGGCCAGGGTGCTCGCCTTGGACACGCCGTGCCCGCTGACTTCCAGCAGGGAGGTGGGGCTGGACCGGGTGATCGACGCATACGCGCCCGCGGCGGAGCGGGCCAGTACGAGGAACTCGTCCGGGGTGATGTCGGCGTGGTGCGCCAGCAGCTTGAGTACGGGCGGGGCGCTTGCGTCCGCGTACTCGTGGAGCAGTTCCTCGGCGGTCGCGAGCTTCGCGCCCGGATCCTTGAAGAAGGGCGGGTAGTCCGGCTCGTAGTTGATGCCGGTGGTCAGCTCGACCGCGAAGGACGTGCCGGGCGCCTCGGCGCGCAGGGCTTCGACGACGGAGAGTGCGGCCTGTCTGGGGAGAGCCCTGACCTGGACGAACTCCCGCCCGGCGTGCAGGTCGACGACCGCCGCGCCATTGGCGCAGATGGCGAGGCCGTGACCGTGGACGTGGTCGGCGACCACATCCATCCATCGCGCAGGCCGGCCGGTGACGAAGAAGACCTCGATACCCGCCTCCTCGGCAGCGGCCAGTGCGGCCACGGTGCGCGGTGAGACGGACTTGTCGTCATGCAGCAGGGTGCCGTCAAGGTCGGTGGCGATAAGCCGGGGCATGCGCGTTGGCCCGTCCGGGCGCTGGGGAGCCGAGGTCACGGCTCCATCTTCACCCATGTGAGCGCCGGACCGGACCATGATCAAGCCAGGCGGGCGCCGTTGGCGGTGTTTCACGTGGAACGCGATGTTTCACGTGAAACATCGGCCCGCCGTACGCTCGACGCATGAGTCTGCGACTGAGCACGGTGATCCTTCCGGTACGTCGATGGCACGAAGGAGGTCGGGACCAGTGGCTGCGGGCTGAGCAGCTCGGGTTCCACACGGCCTACACCTATGACCACCTGTCGTGGCGGAGCTTCCGAGACGGCCCGTGGTTCGGTGCGGTGCCCACTCTGACCGCGGCGGCCGCCGCCACCGAGCGGCTGCGTCTGGGCACGCTCGTCACCTCGCCGAACTTCCGTCACCCGGTGACCCTTGCCAAGGACCTCATGACCTTGGACGACGTCTCGGGCGGCCGTGTCACTCTCGGCATCGGCGCCGGCGGCAACGGGTTCGACGCGACGGCGCTGGGGCAGGAGGCCTGGTCCCCGCGTGAGCGCGCCGACCGCTTCGCCGAGTTCGTGCCGCTGCTGGACCGGCTGCTGAGCGAAGGCTCCGTGAGCCACGAGGGCACCTTCTACTCGGCCGAGGAGGCCCGCAACATCCCTGGTTGTGTGCAGGGGCCGCGGCTGCCGTTCGCGATCGCCGCGACCGGCCCGCGCGGTCTGCGGCTCGCTGCCCGGCACGGGCAGGCCTGGGTGACCACGGGTGATCCGAAGCTCTTTGAGGACGGCACCCCCGAGCAGTCGCTGGAGGCCCTGCGCGGGCAGCTCGAACGGCTCGACAAGGCCTTCGTGGAGATCGGCCGGGCCCCCGGGCCCATGGAGAAGATCCTGCTGACCGGCTTCACGCCCGAGGCCAACACCGTGCTGGAGTCGCTGGATGCGTTCGTCGACTTCGCGGGCCGGCACCGCGAGCTCGGATTCACGGAGCTGGTCATCCACGCCCCGATCCCGGACTCCGACTTCGCCGCCGACGAGGCGGTCTTCGAGAAGATCGCCACCGAGGCCCTGGCACAGCTCGACAGCTGATCCGTCACTCGTCGCAGCTCCGTAGGAAGCGGGCGGGACGCGCTCGCGTAGGCCCCGCCGCCCCGCCCACAGGGCACGGTGCGCCGGCGGGGCTACTGGAAGCGGAGGAACTGCGGGGGCACGGCGTCCACCAGCCAGACCCCGTTGGCGCTGATCCGGAAGACGTGCCCGGCCGTACGCATCGCCCCGGCGTCCACGCCGAGCACGACGGGCCTGCCGCGGCGGGCGCCCACCCGGGTCGCGGTCTCCCGGTCGGGGGACAGGTGCACGTGGTGCCGGGCCATCGGCCGCAGGCCCTCGGCGCGGATGGAGTCGAGGGTGGCGGCCACGGTGCCGTGGTAGAGGTACGCGGGCGGTTCGGCCTCCGGCAGGTCCAGGTCCACGGCCACCGTGTGTCCCTGGCTGGCGCGGATGCGGGTGCCGTCGACGGCGAACCGCTGCTTGTCGTTGGCGGCCACGACGTGGTCGAGCTCGGCGCGGCTGATGTGGAAGCCGTGCGCGGCGGCGGCG
This DNA window, taken from Streptomyces sp. TN58, encodes the following:
- a CDS encoding cytochrome ubiquinol oxidase subunit I, with the translated sequence MDLALAPETLARWQFGITTVYHFLFVPLTISLAALTAGLQTAWVRTGKEKYLRATKFWGKLFLINIAMGVVTGIVQEFQFGMNWSDYSRFVGDIFGAPLAFEALIAFFFESTFIGLWIFGWDKLPKRIHLACIWMVSIGTILSAYFILAANSWMQHPVGYRINEERGRAELTDFWLVLTQNTALTQFFHTMTAAFLVGGAFMAGISAYHLARRKHVPVMRSSLRLGLVVLIIAGMGTAISGDLLGKVMFKQQPMKMAAAEALWDGEAPAPFSVFAYGDVEKGHNKVAVEIPGLLSFLANDDFTSFVPGINDVNKTEQEKFGPGDYRPNIPVAYWGFRWMIGFGMASLGVGVLGLWLTRRKFLLPPGLRTGEDEVPNLVLFRKALSPRIGNLYWIVALWTMGFPLIANSWGWIFTEMGRQPWVVYGVLRTRDAVSPHVSQGEVLTSMIGFTLLYAVLAVIEVRLLVKYVKIGPPELTEADLNPPTKIGGDDKNPDRPMAFSY
- a CDS encoding cyclophilin-like fold protein, with the translated sequence MQIRISWPAGQLTATLHETPTSKALIEALPISASANTWGEEVYFDTGVSAALEADARQVVEPGTVAFWTEGDALALPYGPTPISRTGESRLASPCNVLGSFDGDPRLLSTVRDGDPVRVELA
- a CDS encoding GAF domain-containing protein, yielding MSAQPSQEPPDPLPDPSQAPPGPSAAATEATRSLHGLSTELTARVPQLLEAMRSVGTGLELHSTLDRICETAAELADARYAAIGVVDTEGRGLSDFVTHGISPELARQIGHRPDGKRGLLGALISHSDTVRLADLTKDPRSAGFPAHHPPMKTFLGVPIRVQGEIFGNLYLAEKNGGVEFNDYDLHMVRVLATEAGIAIGNARLYEAATQRERWIDGSVAVTTALLSGGDADDALAVVAEQARRLADSAAGIVLLPAEEGGMEIVAVSADNPATSLGVVIPAESPVVDHLLRGNPVFTDNASSDPRMISRLTSQYGPCMMLPLHSGGRVLGALVTPRARGQRPFTEAERTLATQFASQAALALMMAEAQRDRERLAVFEDRDRIARDLHDLVIQRLFATGLMLEGAQRRSIVPEVRDGVGKAVDELDVTIQEIRTAIYALQQGPAEAPSGLRTRLLREINMAAVPLGFKPSHRFLGAIDTLVGELVGKNLIAALREALSNAFRHAEASRIEVVLDCTVTLPDGRAGVRLEVADDGVGIPEHGRRSGLRNLRRRAESLGGTSSYGPGIGDGGRGTTLVWEAPLQ
- the cydB gene encoding cytochrome d ubiquinol oxidase subunit II yields the protein MELHDVWFVLIAVLWIGYFFLEGFDFGIGVLTKLLARDRTEKRVLINTIGPVWDGNEVWLLTAGGATFAAFPDWYATLFSGFYLPLLVILVCLIIRGVAFEYRHKRPEDRWQTNWEHAIFWTSLIPAFLWGVAFANIVRGVKIDQDKEYVGSLLDLLNVYSLLGGLVTLTLFTFHGAVFASLKTVGDIRDRARGTATVLGLVAAVLALVFLIWTQVSRGDGKSLAAMAVAVLALLGALGFNLAGREGWSFALSGITIAAAVAMLFLTLFPNVMPSSLDAAWNLTVTNASSSPYTLKIMTWLAAVATPLVLLYQGWTYWVFRKRIGTQHIVDAH
- a CDS encoding HAD family hydrolase — translated: MGEDGAVTSAPQRPDGPTRMPRLIATDLDGTLLHDDKSVSPRTVAALAAAEEAGIEVFFVTGRPARWMDVVADHVHGHGLAICANGAAVVDLHAGREFVQVRALPRQAALSVVEALRAEAPGTSFAVELTTGINYEPDYPPFFKDPGAKLATAEELLHEYADASAPPVLKLLAHHADITPDEFLVLARSAAGAYASITRSSPTSLLEVSGHGVSKASTLALCCAERGISPEEVVAFGDMPNDVEMLSWAGTSYAMGNAHPDVITAASGRTVANNEDGVAVVIERILAERLTRHQA
- the cydD gene encoding thiol reductant ABC exporter subunit CydD; amino-acid sequence: MKPIDSRLLRYARSTRLFLGAVVALGLAGAGLVVGQAMLIAEIVVGAFEEGLDSAALRTPLLLLAAVALGRALIAWLTELAAHRASAAVKSELRRRLLDRAAEIGPGRRSGRRTGSLISLATRGVDALDDYFSRYLPQLGLAVVVPVAVLARIVTEDWVSAAIIVVTLPLIPVFMVLIGMATQSRMDRQWRLLSRLSGHFLDVVAGLPTLKVFGRAKAQAESIRKITDDYRRATMRTLRIAFLSSFALELLATLSVALVAVTIGMRLVHGELDLYTGLVILILAPEAYLPLRQVGAQYHAAAEGLAAAEEIFEVLETPTDGPAGTASLPGGVPLRIEIDGVAVRYEGRDEDSPRCVSLTVGPGECVALTGPSGAGKSTLLQVLLGFVRPTAGRVRIAGTDLAELSPEHWRQQIAWVPQRPHLFAGTVAANVRLARPDAGDSEVAAALEDAGAWEFVSALPHGAETLLGEGGAGLSAGQRQRLALARAFLADRPVLLLDEPTAALDGETEAGIVDAVRRLSAGRTVLLVVHRPALLAVADRVVHMTAGPGAGGPGTGGTRPGSAPLTGPLPHSTVSGTGAGDPSPGGVDPDAGEWILGAVPERVRPGGTSGPDTADPLRRVRAVARAWQGRFRLGLLLGSLAVGCSVGLMAVSGWLISRASEQPPVLYLMVAVTATRAFGLGRAVLRYAERLVSHDAVLRMLADLRVSVYRRLERIAPAGLREHRRGDLLARLVADADALQDYWLRWLLPVGTAVLVGTGSVAFTAWLLPEAGAVLAVGLLAAGAGVPLVSGACARRAERRLAPARGELATRVADLLTGTAELTVAGALGDRKGLARESDGALTRIAARGAAAGGLGGGLSALVCGLTVVAAAAAAANAVQDGRLSGVAMAVAVLTPLAAFEAVSGLPLAVQYRQRVRRSAERVYEVIDAPVPVAEPEQPAPAPASPFPLTLAGLTARHPGQERDALRGLDLVLESGRRIAVVGPSGSGKTTLAQVMLRFLDPAEGSYALGGADARTLDGDDVRALVGLCAQDAHLFDSSVRENLRLARTGASEEQLRDALAAARLLEWADSLPDGLDTLVGEHGERISGGQRQRLALARALLADFPVLVLDEPAEHLDLATADALTADLLAATEGRTTVLITHRLAGLEAVDEVLVLDRGQVVQRGGYAELAAVEGPLRRMLDRERETEGSLAKFPH
- the hisC gene encoding histidinol-phosphate transaminase, which translates into the protein MSENSPKLRAELDGIPTYKPGKPAAAGGPVAYKLSSNENPYPPLPGVLESAVTAAGSFNRYPDMACTGLVNEIAERFGVPVEHVATGTGSVGVAQSLIQSTAGPGDEVMYAWRSFEAYPIITQISGATSVQVPLTDGDVHDLDAMAAAITERTRLIFVCNPNNPTGTAVRREELERFLDRVPSDVLVVLDEAYREFVRDTDVPDGIELYRDRPNVAVLRTFSKAYGLAGLRVGFAVAHERVAAALRKTAVPFGVSQLAQDAAVASLRAEDELMGRVGALVGERARVHGALLAQGWTVPDTQANFVWMRLGERTAEFAAACEKAGVVVRPFAGEGLRVTIGEPEANDLFLHTAEAFFKEL